A genomic stretch from Panthera uncia isolate 11264 chromosome E3, Puncia_PCG_1.0, whole genome shotgun sequence includes:
- the LOC125928474 gene encoding non-histone chromosomal protein HMG-14-like, with product MPKRKVSSTKGVEKKEPNGRAVRLSAKSAPAKLEMKSKKATGKDTSSDKKVQTKGEGKAKRKQAEVANQETKEALPAENGETKNEESPASDEAGEKEAKSD from the coding sequence ATGCCCAAAAGGAAGGTCAGCTCCACCAAGGGGGTGGAGAAGAAGGAGCCCAATGGAAGGGCAGTGAGGTTGTCAGCTAAATCTGCTCCTGCAAAATTGGAAATGAAATCCAAAAAGGCGACAGGAAAGGATACATCTTCAGACAAGAAAGTGCAAACAAAGGGGGAAggcaaagcaaagagaaaacaggctGAAGTGGCTAACCAAGAGACAAAAGAAGCCTTACCCGCAGAAAATGGAGAAACTAAAAATGAGGAGAGCCCAGCCTCTGAtgaagcaggagagaaggaagccaaATCTGATTAA